A window from Camelus bactrianus isolate YW-2024 breed Bactrian camel chromosome 23, ASM4877302v1, whole genome shotgun sequence encodes these proteins:
- the HLX gene encoding H2.0-like homeobox protein → MFAAGLAPFYASNFSLWSAAYCSSAGPGGCSFPLDPAAVKKPSFCIADILHAGVGEPGAAPEGLAGASAAALTAHLGSAHPHASFQAAARSPLRPTPVVAPSEVPAGFPQRLSPLSAAYHHHHPQQQQQQQQPQQQQPPPPPRPGALQPPASGARVVPNPHHNGSAPAPSSKDLKFGIDRILSAEFDPKVKEGNTLRDLTSLLTGGRPAGVHLPGLQPSTGQFFASLDPINEASAILSPLSSNPRNSVQHQFQDTFPGPYAVLTKDTMPQTYKRKRSWSRAVFSNLQRKGLEKRFEIQKYVTKPDRKQLAAMLGLTDAQVKVWFQNRRMKWRHSKEAQAQKDKDKEAGEKPSGGAPAADGEQEEQSPSRSEGEAESESSDSESLDMAPSDTERTEGAERSLHQTTVIKASAPGALLAASSGGSGGSSGSGSFSFNGLSSSSTSAGSAGSHGSVGSASELHPAPQPALGSAPKSPEPAQASLGGL, encoded by the exons ATGTTCGCCGCTGGGCTGGCTCCCTTCTACGCGTCCAACTTCAGCCTCTGGTCGGCCGCCTACTGCTCGTCCGCCGGCCCGGGCGGCTGTTCCTTCCCCCTGGACCCCGCCGCCGTCAAGAAACCCTCCTTTTGCATCGCGGACATCCTGCACGCCGGCGTAGGGGAGCCAGGGGCGGCCCCGGAGGGTCTGGCGGGGGCCTCGGCCGCCGCGCTCACCGCTCACTTGGGTTCGGCTCACCCGCACGCCTCTTTCCAAGCTGCCGCCAGATCTCCGCTTCGACCCACCCCAGTGGTGGCGCCCTCCGAAGTACCAGCTGGCTTCCCGCAGCGGCTGTCTCCGCTCTCAGCCgcctaccaccaccatcacccacagcaacaacagcagcagcaacaaccgCAGCAGCAACAGCCTCCGCCTccacccaggcctggggcctTGCAGCCCCCGGCCTCCGGGGCACGGGTGGTCCCGAATCCCCACCATAACGGCTCCGCCCCGGCCCCCTCCAGCAAGGACCTCAAATTTGGAATTGACCGCATTTTGTCTGCAGAATTTGACCCAAAAGTCAAGGAAGGCAACACTCTGAGAG ATCTCACGTCGCTGCTAACCGGCGGGCGGCCTGCAGGGGTGCACCTCCCCGGCCTCCAGCCCTCCACCGGCCAGTTCTTCGCATCTCTAGATCCCATTAATGAGGCTTCTGCCATCCTGAGTCCCTTAAGCTCGAACCCGAGAAATTCAGTTCAGCATCAGTTTCAAGATACATTTCCAG GTCCCTATGCTGTGCTCACGAAGGACACCATGCCACAGACGTACAAGAGGAAGCGCTCGTGGTCTCGGGCGGTCTTTTCCAACCTGCAGAGGAAAGGCCTGGAGAAGAGGTTTGAGATTCAGAAGTATGTGACCAAGCCAGACCGAAAGCAGCTGGCAGCAATGCTGGGTCTCACCGATGCACAG GTGAAGGTGTGGTTCCAGAACCGGCGGATGAAGTGGCGGCACTCCAAGGAGGCCCAGGCTCAGAAGGACAAAGACAAGGAGGCGGGTGAGAAGCCATCGGGCGGAGCCCCGGCTGCTGACGGCGAGCAGGAGGAGCAGAGCCCCAGCCGCTCGGAGGGCGAGGCCGAGAGCGAGAGCAGCGACTCCGAGTCTCTGGACATGGCCCCCAGCGACACAGAGCGGACTGAAGGGGCCGAGCGGTCTCTGCACCAAACAACGGTCATCAAGGCCTCGGCCCCGGGCGCCCTGCTGGCCGCCAGCAGCGGTGGGAGTGGGGGGAGCAGCGGCAGCGGCAGTTTTAGCTTCAACGGCCTCAGTAGCAGCAGCACCAGCGCCGGAAGCGCCGGCAGCCACGGCAGCGTCGGTAGCGCGTCAGAGCTGCACCCCGCGCCCCAGCCCGCCCTCGGCAGCGCCCCCAAAAGCCCCGAGCCCGCCCAGGCATCGCTCGGCGGTCTATAG